Proteins encoded in a region of the Nymphaea colorata isolate Beijing-Zhang1983 unplaced genomic scaffold, ASM883128v2 scaffold0164, whole genome shotgun sequence genome:
- the LOC116268253 gene encoding uncharacterized protein LOC116268253 — translation MESLKKNSDPKSESGENAGVAERAGGYQELPEVCARDEVSGDPDADVPAEHLRLMVQRLLAMVEVECKKLVEKKENPQLESEILARNNAVICNYLSILNLSNKGKPRLPIAEFNSAFLSNFFEPVEAFRIYLSKNPNFNFVNYPFLLSFDYKYKLMQIESIYEQKLSIRKNMENGLSAIFQNIDFNHGIEGLIFLYISVNRHNLLDDSMEKLGKIKQNLKSPLKIEFIGEEGADEGGVKNEYFSLITKAIFNPYLDMFLPKNNGRFYWFNGFSYEIPLRFEFVGMLLGLSLYNSVHLDLHFPDIIYKKLLNRKYEEDHGIEIVEDLKEIEPDVYRTLKDILTTSEDVEEIELYFNIELESFGEKIVEELVEDGSQIKKKNFLTFVTGTDRVPIDGLKSLKFLIQRHSNTSNLPTAHTCFNVLLLPEYESK, via the exons ATGGAAAGCCTCAAGAAGAATTCAGACCCCAAGAGTGAGAGCG GGGAAAACGCTGGAGTAGCTGAGCGGGCTGGCGGATATCAAGAGCTTCCTGAAGTCTGCGCACGAGATGAAGTATCTGGTGATCCTGACGCT GACGTGCCGGCCGAGCACCTCAGGCTGATGGTGCAGCGCTTGCTGGCCATGGTGGAGGTGGAGTGCAAGAAATtggtggagaagaaggagaacCCGCAGCTGGAGTCTGAGATCCTGGCCCGGAACAACGCAGTCATCTGCAACTACCTCTCGATCCTGAACCTCAGCAACAAGGGCAAGCCCCGTCTGCCGATCGCCGAGTTCAACTCCGCCTTCCTCAGCAACTTCTTCGAGCCGGTGGAGGCCTTCCGCATCTACCTCAGCAAGAACCCCAATTTCAACTTCGTCAACTACCCCTTCCTGCTCAGTTTCGACTACAAGTACAAGCTCATGCAGATCGAGTCCATCTACGAGCAGAAACTCAGCATCCGCAAGAACATGGAGAACGGCCTCTCTGCCATCTTCCAGAACATCGATTTCAACCACGGCATCGAGGGGCTCATCTTCCTGTACATCTCGGTCAACCGCCACAACCTGCTCGACGACTCCATGGAGAAACTGGGCAAGATCAAGCAGAACCTCAAGAGCCCGCTGAAGATCGAGTTCATCGGGGAGGAGGGCGCTGACGAGGGAGGAGTCAAGAACGAATACTTCTCGCTGATCACCAAGGCCATCTTCAATCCCTACCTCGACATGTTCCTGCCCAAGAACAACGGCCGCTTCTACTGGTTCAACGGCTTCTCCTACGAGATCCCGCTCAGGTTCGAGTTCGTGGGGATGCTGCTCGGCCTCTCCCTCTACAACTCCGTCCACCTCGACCTGCACTTCCCCGACATCATCTACAAGAAGCTGCTCAACAGGAAGTACGAGGAGGACCACGGCATCGAGATCGTGGAGGACCTGAAGGAAATCGAGCCTGACGTATACCGCACCCTCAAGGACATCCTCACCACCAGCGAGGACGTCGAGGAGATAGAGCTCTACTTCAACATCGAGCTGGAGTCCTTCGGGGAGAAGATCGTGGAGGAGCTGGTGGAGGACGGCAGCCAGATCAAG AAGAAGAACTTCCTGACCTTCGTGACTGGGACTGACCGAGTGCCTATCGACGGTCTCAAATCGCTTAAATTCTTAATCCAGCGGCACTCAAACACGTCCAACTTGCCCACTGCTCACACCTGCTTCAACGTGCTGCTGCTTCCCGAATACGAAAGCAAgtag